GCATAATTGTTTAGAAGCAGGCGTGGCATTTCCATTTAAAGCAACGGAATTAGATTTATCCATGGAGTATAAACGGTTCTTTGGGGACCAAAACCAAACAGGATTATGGAAAGCCGTACAGGAGTATGGTAAAGAGGGAACAGGAAAGCACCATAGAGCGCTTGATGACGCGTTGACTACTTACAATATATTCCGTCTTGTTGAAAAGGATAAACGTTATTTAGAAAAGCCAAAACCAACTACAATTGGGGACCGCATTGATTTTTCAAAACTATTAAATGAGTTCGCATAAAAGGCCAAATCATTCAATCTGATTTGGCCTTATGTTATTTATTTGAAATAATCTTTTTCTAGAGATGCGATACTTTTTAGACTCATTTCTGCCCAGTCTGATGCCTTTTCAGTTAACTCGTTTTTCATTTTTTCAACAGCTTGTTTTAATGACTCTTGATAGTCAGGGACTTCCTCTGTGAAAATCTTGACCATTTGCTTTGGAATGTTAGCTTGCTCCCTATATGATAGAGCCTTTCTTTCATGGAAAATCAATACGTCCACTTCTTTTGGATTATGTAAATCTCCTTGCATAGGATGTTTGACAACAGCTAAAACTCTGACTAAATAATGCTGCGGACGAACTTCGGTTATTTCCCCAATATATTTTCCTGTTTTATAAATTCCGGTAACAATTT
This genomic stretch from Neobacillus niacini harbors:
- a CDS encoding kinase-associated lipoprotein B, with product MSELQIGEIVTGIYKTGKYIGEITEVRPQHYLVRVLAVVKHPMQGDLHNPKEVDVLIFHERKALSYREQANIPKQMVKIFTEEVPDYQESLKQAVEKMKNELTEKASDWAEMSLKSIASLEKDYFK